One Thermus thermophilus HB8 genomic region harbors:
- a CDS encoding DUF2442 domain-containing protein, producing the protein MEARPLEGLKLWLRFSDGKEGVVDLSALELPVRALDGAPPKWAVDYPRPALDAQGHV; encoded by the coding sequence GTGGAGGCCAGGCCCCTGGAGGGCCTCAAGCTCTGGCTTCGCTTCTCGGACGGGAAGGAGGGGGTGGTGGACCTCTCGGCCCTGGAGCTTCCCGTTCGGGCCCTGGACGGGGCTCCCCCTAAATGGGCGGTTGACTACCCCAGGCCCGCGCTTGATGCCCAGGGACATGTATGA